A genomic stretch from Lathyrus oleraceus cultivar Zhongwan6 chromosome 2, CAAS_Psat_ZW6_1.0, whole genome shotgun sequence includes:
- the LOC127120069 gene encoding lysine histidine transporter-like 8, protein MGESKEIWSAPITPRTGNSLMGTPMVASPPVSCPPSQLHSPSLTRSPLLQSENGDAPHTRSKTPKTPRTPRTPRMSLTPRFITPLASPMRKALKLTKLDPQDAWLPITESRNGNKYYAAFHTLCSGIGIQALVLPVAFTILGWTWGIISLTIAFTWQLYTLWLLVHLHESVENGVRYSRYLQLSFATFGEKLGKLLALFPILYLSAGTCTTLIIIGGSTARTFYQVVCGDSCTAKPMTTVEWYLVFTCAAVVLSQLPNLNSIAGVSLIGAVTAVGYCTSIWAASVAQGALPGVNYNPVRGGNKVENAFSVLNAFGIIAFAFRGHNLILEIQATMPSSEKHPSHVPMWKGVKASYTLIAACIFPLAIGGYWAYGQLIPANGGMLTALYMFHSRDVSRFVLGLTSFFVVVNGLCSFQIYGMPVFDDMESVYTTRMKKPCPWWLRVIFRVFFGCLSFFIAVALPFLSSLAGLIGGVALPVTLAYPCFMWLKIKKPKKYSLMWYLNWFLGTFGIGLSAILVTASIYVIIDTGVNVSFFNPK, encoded by the exons ATGGGTGAATCTAAGGAAATATGGTCAGCACCAATAACACCAAGAACAGGAAATTCATTGATGGGAACACCTATGGTAGCATCACCACCAGTTTCATGTCCACCTTCACAGCTTCACTCACCATCTCTCACAAGATCACCACTTCTTCAATCAGAAAATGGAGATGCACCACATACAAGGAGCAAGACTCCAAAGACACCTAGAACACCTAGAACACCAAGAATGTCTTTGACTCCAAGGTTTATTACTCCTTTGGCAAGTCCTATGAGAAAAGCTTTGAAACTAACTAAGCTTGATCCTCAAGATGCTTGGTTACCCATAACTGAGTCTAGGAATGGTAACAAATACTATGCTGCTTTTCATACTCTTTGTTCTGGTATTGGAATTCAAGCTCTTGTTCTTCCTGTTGCTTTCACTATTCTTGGTTG GACATGGGGAATAATAAGTTTGACAATAGCATTCACATGGCAACTATACACCTTATGGCTACTCGTTCATCTTCACGAATCCGTCGAGAACGGTGTTCGTTACAGCCGTTACCTTCAACTCAGCTTCGCCACATTCG GTGAGAAACTGGGGAAATTGCTAGCATTATTTCCAATATTGTACCTATCAGCAGGAACATGCACTACACTGATCATCATAGGAGGATCAACTGCTAGAACATTCTATCAAGTTGTATGTGGAGATTCATGCACTGCAAAACCTATGACTACTGTGGAATGGTACTTGGTTTTTACATGTGCGGCTGTGGTTTTGTCTCAGTTGCCAAACTTGAATTCTATAGCTGGAGTTTCCCTCATTGGAGCTGTCACTGCTGTAGGCTATTGTACCTCCATTTGGGCAGCTTCTGTGGCACAAGGTGCCTTACCAGGGGTGAATTATAATCCTGTGAGGGGTGGGAACAAAGTTGAAAATGCTTTTAGTGTGCTTAATGCTTTTGGCATCATAGCTTTTGCTTTTAGAGGTCACAATCTCATCCTTGAAATTCAG GCTACTATGCCTTCAAGTGAGAAGCATCCATCACATGTGCCCATGTGGAAAGGAGTGAAGGCTTCTTACACACTCATTGCTGCCTGCATATTTCCCTTAGCTATTGGTGGCTATTGGGCATATGGCCAACTC ATTCCTGCAAATGGAGGAATGCTTACGGCCCTATACATGTTCCATTCGCGTGACGTATCAAGATTCGTCCTAGGGTTAACCAGTTTTTTCGTGGTTGTGAACGGCTTGTGTTCGTTTCAAATATATGGCATGCCGGTTTTCGATGACATGGAATCGGTTTACACAACAAGAATGAAGAAGCCATGTCCATGGTGGCTGCGCGTGATTTTTCGCGTCTTCTTTGGGTGTCTGTCCTTCTTCATAGCAGTGGCACTGCCGTTTTTGTCGAGCTTGGCTGGTTTGATTGGAGGAGTAGCATTGCCAGTGACATTGGCATATCCATGTTTCATGTGGCTCAAAATAAAGAAGCCAAAGAAGTATAGTTTGATGTGGTATCTCAATTGGTTCTTGGGAACATTTGGGATTGGTTTAAGTGCCATATTAGTTACAGCTAGTATATATGTTATTATTGATACTGGTGTTAATGTGAGCTTTTTTAACCCTAAATAG